The Belonocnema kinseyi isolate 2016_QV_RU_SX_M_011 chromosome 2, B_treatae_v1, whole genome shotgun sequence nucleotide sequence catttttTCGCTTCCTGTTTTTGCATAAGATAACTTCATGTTGATAttgttaatgcaaaaaaaaatattctgacacCCCACCAGTGGTCTCATTTTACTACCACTTAAAACAGTTTATTCTAAATCTTCTTGTGATACCTGAaattattcctagaaaaatactttgtttttacAGTGTATGACGTCAAGAATGATAACGTCTTAGATGTACATGGCCATTCACACTTTAATATTCTCTGATATCTACGAACTTCAAAATCgcactttaatttaaacaaattatattctgAATCAGATAGTAAAAcctaaataaattaagtttttaattgccCACCAAACAATTGAACTTacgaaaaaagagttgaattttctacgacatTGTTTATTGTTTcataaagtagttgaatctttaatcaaagaaatattgaATTCAGCCAAATATAGCAGCAAAAAATGTGTGAACAAACAATGAACCTTTAATTTCTTCTTAAAGAATGGACTTCACAGTACGACGGGATTACTAATAGAGGTGGCAATCCTGGTCTGTCTTCTTCTTCTGCTGGCAGACAACATTCACATGAACGGACTTCCCCAGAAAAGACTGGTTTTCattccaggtccaggtctcctgctagGACGGATCCTTCTTTTAAAGTACTTGGTTATTCATttgaacaacttggatatattcggctcattccgcacaaaaatattaacattcatttcgaatttcgaagatatgtttttcctgTCGGCAAACCAATTAGACTGCGAGAAGCACAGAATAAATATGTGTTTGTGCCAAACCAAGAGCATATTGTactatcaacatccgatggtgatgtTTTTGCCATACTTCAGTACAGTGGAACCCTTCGTGGATTATATACGACAAATAAGAATCGTtcgagaatgaaaataaatatgattagcGACGCAGTTTCTAATATGACTGCAGATGAAATGAGAGATTGTCCATTAGGCAAAAAATATCCAATattcccaaacagttttattaaatctttttcaaatcacAACACCCTACAGTCTGTGTGGAATTCTCAAAGCGAACCTGAGGAGTCACCTATTCAAGCCAGGTCCAGTTCTCTTCAAGGCAGGCCTTCTTCTGATCGAGTACTTGGAATTCCCCTAGAACAAATTGGATATGTTAGGCTTATTCCTTTCACAAATccgaaacaaaaatttgaatttcgcagatacgtttttcctgccgATAAACAACTTCGAATGCGAATTGAACAGTTCAGCTATTTGATCCAGCCAAAACAGGAATAtatggtattatcaacatctaatggAGTCGTATTTGCAATAATAGATTATAGTGAcactcttcgtggaatatataggacaGATAAAAATCATtcgcgaataaaaattaatatgataagtagcgaagttgataatttaaccccAGAAGAATTTAAGGATTGTCCTGTAGGCAAAACTCACCCAATCTTCCCAAACAATTtcatcaaaacttttgaaaattacgaTTCACTAGAGGCTAAATTGAATTTTACTAGCGAAGGTAATTCAGGTTCTTCTTTTTCTGTCAGGCAAAATCTGCTTGAGCAGATTTCTACTGAGGAACCTTCTCTTCGAATCAGGCCCGTGTCTCCTCCAGGCAGGCCTCCTTCccatgaagtacttggatattcactggCAAAACTTGGATATATTAGGCTTATTCCCCAGGCAAATCCGAACCGGCgctttgaatttcgaaaatacgttaTTCCTCCCTCGAAACCAATTCGATTGCAATTAGGACCTAATGCGTATGTGCCCGTACCAAACCGagagcatattgtattatcaacatccaatggggacgtttttgcaatactagAGTATACTGGAATTCTCCGAGGAATATACACGTCAAATTTCAGCCGTTCCAGAATGAGAATAAACATGTTAAGCGGCGCAGTTGACAAAATGACTACAAATGAAATGAAGGAATGTCATGTTGGCGATAGTCACCAGATATTTCCACGTTGGTTTAATCGAgttgtttcaaatgaagattctttaCAGCATGTGTATCATTAACTAGACAGAAAAAGAGAAAACTGAAATAAAGTATTCCTTGTAATCCGTTGCCGGgtcagaattaaattaaaatatatcattgATAATGCATTGTAGTATTTAAGGCTTGTTTAGTTTTATCTTTTGCTATTGCTCataatttcactgaatttttgatctccaaatattcaaaatgcaaatacaaaaaaattgtacactCTTTAAGATTTTCTGTGTGTAGGGTGAAATTAAAAGACAATTCACAACTgtctgaaatattaatttctcaGTGCAAATCGCGTAGCGATAGTAGCGACAGTAGGACGAAATCAAATAACATAGAAGAAGATTACTCGCAgaacttaatttttcagattttgtttcttaaatttttttattgaatttacaaaTGATAGGTGACATGGTTTTTTAActgttattgttaaaattataaatttaataaaaatactgaatAAACGTTGATTACTTTCTTTGTCATCTTTTATTTCGTAAACAATTTTCCTAGTCTCATTGCCTTTTGAATTTAATGCGCAGGATGTGAGCAAGCGAAAAATGGCTGATAAGTAATATTATTTgtcatacaaaattataatatcaaataaaattataatagggTTGGCTATAGACGGAGAAAGACAAGACAGGTACTAGACCGCGAccatagatagaggcagggaagcatagaaggcggacGTATTTGAATTGGATTAATGGCTAATGGAGCAAGTTTTATCGCGGAAAAActagatttagagcaggaagggTTCAGGTaaccgaaagaggagatcaaacAAAGGAAGGCAAGAAGGATTTACagaaaaagtgtagaaaaagatAGATGAAGATCAAAAAGCGTGAGAGCGATTAAGGCTTTCATCAGAAGAAAGAGAAGGGAGAAGAGAAGCAGTAAAGAGAAGGAAGATACAGagtgaagtttaaaatatttaaaaattttcagatcacCGCcggaaaatcataattttgtagaaaaggaTGAGAATAGTAAGGGGACGCGAGGAAGCGGAGATGAAACTAAAgatccgatgaaagaggaaagactgaaAGAAATTCGCGAAGTTGTGGTAGAAGAAATGGACATTTATAAAGAAAAACCGAAGGAAACGAAAGAGGAATTAGAGAAAGTAATTAGGCGGAAAATGGCTGAATttaggaaagaaataaagaaatgggaacaagTCAGGGAACAGTTGGAAAAGAAGATGCAGTCACTGGAACAAAACTATAGATGTTTGTAAGGGCCAGAGCAGGAATACGGAGAAGAAAATACTtcgaaaaatagaacaaagaatagagaacGTGAGAGAAAGTGAaaagtgtaggaagggaagagcgaagcaAGGAGTGAAACTAAAGGAATAAAGAAATGGGAATATAAGAGGGAAAGTGATGACAGAGAAGAGGATGTTGTATGGAAAATCAAAGAGAATAGAGAACGATTCGACATGGGTGGAAagaaagatgcagtataagttaaggaaaatagcggaagaggaaagaaaaaatggaagtggaacatgCGTAAGAAGCAAAAAGggacgagaaacgaaagtagggaagaatggaagatatttTACTGGACTaaagcaggattggagagaaaggatagggaatttataagaaatttgacaGAACGGGATGTAGTAATAATGATGGAGaagtcaaaatttaagaaatttaaattggattaaaatttagacaacaacgaacaaacaaaaacaggaaaatatGGGGAAGAGAGGAaataacaaaaagaaggattaatagtagaagaggtaaagattaGAGGAGATAAGTGAAAGGTGTGAGGATTAATGTAAACGGAGATATTCAGGAGAAAGCAGatgagatgaaagaaatgattaaagaaaataaagaagacatTAGGCTTATAGTAGGCGGAGATTTCAATGAGAGGACAGGAGATAGATGAGAAAGGGAATGGGTAGAAGACTGAGGAAGAAAATCCAAGGATGAAGTACCGAATGAAGAGGAAAAAAGtggttaaagagcttggaggaggtGGGATAGTTTATCTTAAATTGAAGGTAGTTGATTATATTGAATTTGATTACTTTATTGTagtagtgacattagagggagatAAAActaatagcaatatgaataaaaagataaaaaatctacaaatgtTAGGAAAAGGCGTTTGGTTAATGCAAGGAAAACAACactttagagaaaaggtcagacaAAATGGAAGAGGAAAATGTGGAGGAGGAGATGAATGAAATGGTAGCAGAAATagaaagaggattagagtgcataaaaaagttgtttctgaTCAAAAGGAAGAGGAAGAGAAtgaaaggtttgaggaagaggcggagaaggccaGGACGGTAGAACAGGAGTGGAAggtagaaaatatgaaaaaaagaagaaaaggagtTTACGAACATATTAAAATGGtacaatagaaaaaatattttcttaaaacaagaCTTGGAACAAGAAATGAAGAGAAACGGTTAAGAAGAAGATAGAATAGGGAAgcaaaagatatatacactggcatacgtaGACGGCAtggtgttgatggcagaggataaaAGAGGGATGtcgggcttaattacaggattagagaagtaattagatgggaaaaagttgaatttgaatgcAGAAAAGACAACGATAATGAGTTTTAGAAAAGAAGGGAGAAGGACGAAATAATTTACGGGgaaatggaagggaataaagttagaagaggTAAGTAGTTGAAATATTAGGGATATATCTTGCAagcgaatggagatcatagagctcttATGAGAGAAGGGAATTAAAAAGCGGCACGGTTAATTCAATAGATATGGGAAATtggaaaaagaatgttaaaacaaattgtacaaagagaatgtggttatttgaaaCGCTGGTATAGCCGGTATTAGGTTTTGGAGCTGAGATATGGGGATGCAAATCCCCATATCTCAGGGTCTGAATATATTGCGAATATAttgtgagagaagaagcgcaaagggataaattaagtatcAGAGTGAGAAAGAAGGCATAGAAATCTAAGGTGAAGCTGTGAGATGGAAAGGAGGGTGTTATCGCAAAAGTGTTTTGATGCAGGTAGAAGAGAGAAAAGGTAGAGTGATAGAATCAACGAGATGGGTAGCAGAAAGGAGGGAGG carries:
- the LOC117183026 gene encoding trichoplein keratin filament-binding protein-like, encoding MANGASFIAEKLDLEQEGFRSPPENHNFVEKDENSKGTRGSGDETKDPMKEERLKEIREVVVEEMDIYKEKPKETKEELEKVIRRKMAEFRKEIKKWEQVREQLEKKMQSLEQNYRLVTLEGDKTNSNMNKKIKNLQMLGKGVWLMQGKQHFREKEEEENERFEEEAEKARTVEQEWKVENMKKRRKGVYEHIKMVEERKGRVIESTRWVAERREVFSARDVADGTRENFEELEKR